Proteins from a genomic interval of Kribbella aluminosa:
- a CDS encoding ATP-binding cassette domain-containing protein, producing MGELAIVAEGLVKQFGAVEALSGVDLQVPTGSILGLLGPNGAGKTTAVRVLATLLRPDAGRARVAGLDVVRQAAAVRRRIGLAGQYAAVDPYLTGRENLQMIGRLSGLTRASARRRADELLDTFDLGAAADRVLRSYSGGMRRRLDVAASLVARPSVLFLDEPTTGLDPRGRIGLWHTIAALTAQGTTVLLTTQYMEEADHLADTIAVIDTGRVIATGTSNELKAQVGGDRLELRAAPGVEPAALAATVADLGSGPPAVDCGEGTVVLPVADGPGVLGDAVARLAAAELRVTDVALRRPSLDDVFLALTGQSATAGPATDLAETRSL from the coding sequence ATGGGCGAGCTGGCGATCGTGGCCGAAGGCTTGGTGAAACAGTTCGGGGCCGTCGAGGCGCTTTCGGGTGTCGATCTGCAGGTGCCGACCGGGTCGATCCTGGGGCTGCTCGGACCGAACGGGGCAGGAAAGACCACCGCAGTCCGGGTTCTCGCGACGCTGCTGCGCCCCGATGCCGGTCGCGCGCGGGTCGCGGGATTGGACGTGGTCAGGCAGGCCGCTGCGGTGCGGCGGCGGATCGGGTTGGCGGGTCAGTACGCGGCGGTCGATCCGTATCTGACCGGCCGGGAGAACCTGCAGATGATCGGCCGGCTGTCAGGCCTTACCCGCGCCAGTGCCCGCAGACGGGCCGACGAACTGCTCGACACGTTCGACCTTGGCGCGGCGGCGGATCGGGTCCTTCGTAGCTATTCCGGCGGGATGCGCCGGCGGCTGGATGTCGCGGCCAGCCTGGTGGCCAGGCCGTCGGTGTTGTTCCTGGACGAGCCGACAACCGGCCTGGATCCGCGTGGCCGGATCGGGTTGTGGCACACGATCGCCGCACTGACCGCACAGGGCACGACGGTCCTGCTCACCACCCAGTACATGGAGGAGGCCGACCACCTCGCTGACACCATCGCGGTCATTGACACCGGCCGGGTGATCGCCACCGGAACTTCGAACGAACTGAAAGCGCAGGTGGGTGGCGACCGGCTCGAGCTGCGGGCGGCACCGGGCGTCGAGCCGGCCGCCTTGGCGGCGACCGTCGCGGACCTCGGTTCCGGCCCACCGGCCGTCGACTGCGGCGAAGGCACGGTGGTGCTTCCGGTTGCCGACGGCCCAGGTGTGCTCGGCGACGCGGTGGCCCGGCTGGCGGCGGCCGAGTTGCGGGTAACCGACGTGGCGTTGCGCCGGCCGTCACTCGATGATGTCTTCCTGGCCTTGACCGGCCAGTCAGCCACAGCTGGACCAGCCACGGATCTTGCCGAGACCCGGAGCCTGTGA